A single region of the Changchengzhania lutea genome encodes:
- a CDS encoding DUF2279 domain-containing protein: MVTKLDIKYTLLIGLISLVSFSQSKLGAFLKPSDTLHMPRQNAVFISEAVLATTALIGLNELWYTDFERSSFQTVNDNDEWLQMDKAGHVFAAYQVGRFGAQLLNWSGSSHKNQLIYGATLGFGFLTAVEVLDGYSKEWGFSWCDVVANASGTGLYIGQELLWKEQRIVLKYSFHQTKYADLRPDKLGDGLLEELLKDYNGQTYWLSVNLHAFFKNSKIPRWLNVALGYGAEGMLAGRKDVDNQVLTSYARYRQFYLSLDVDLTKVKTKSRLLKSVFNIFNMIKVPFPTLEIGEKGSVVHLFYY, translated from the coding sequence ATAGTGACTAAACTTGATATTAAATATACACTCTTAATTGGTTTAATATCCTTAGTATCCTTTTCGCAATCAAAATTAGGTGCCTTTTTAAAACCTAGTGATACGCTACACATGCCGCGTCAAAATGCCGTTTTTATTTCGGAAGCCGTTTTGGCAACTACCGCACTAATTGGGTTAAATGAGCTGTGGTATACCGATTTTGAACGCTCTAGTTTTCAGACAGTAAATGACAATGATGAGTGGCTTCAAATGGATAAAGCAGGTCATGTTTTTGCAGCTTATCAAGTCGGTCGATTTGGTGCGCAATTATTAAACTGGAGCGGTTCAAGCCATAAAAATCAACTTATTTACGGAGCTACTTTAGGATTTGGGTTTTTAACTGCTGTAGAAGTGTTGGATGGTTACTCAAAGGAATGGGGGTTCTCGTGGTGTGATGTTGTTGCTAATGCTTCTGGAACGGGATTGTATATTGGACAAGAACTTCTTTGGAAAGAACAGCGCATCGTTCTAAAATATTCTTTTCATCAAACCAAATATGCAGATTTAAGACCTGATAAATTGGGGGATGGGTTGCTTGAAGAACTGCTTAAAGACTATAACGGTCAAACCTATTGGCTGAGTGTTAATTTACATGCTTTTTTTAAAAATAGTAAAATTCCCAGATGGTTAAACGTAGCCCTAGGCTATGGTGCAGAAGGCATGCTGGCGGGCAGGAAAGATGTTGACAATCAGGTGTTAACAAGTTATGCCAGATATCGTCAGTTTTATTTAAGTTTAGACGTAGATTTGACAAAAGTTAAAACAAAATCACGTTTATTGAAGTCGGTTTTTAATATTTTCAACATGATTAAAGTGCCTTTTCCAACCCTCGAAATCGGTGAAAAGGGCAGTGTTGTTCATCTATTCTACTATTAA
- the mltG gene encoding endolytic transglycosylase MltG: MYIKKILIGIALLGLVVAAYFSYFVYTTMFVSNTAFNNERAYIYVSSNDTYDSVREQLEPLLKDIDKFDALAKQKKYVSNIKAGRFEITKGMNNNAIINSIRSRNLPLTISFNNQESLEKLAGRVAQQIEADSLSLLTAMTDSGFLSQNNFSEATALGMYIPNSYEFFWNSSAETFRSRMLKEYNRFWSDSRKRKAKAIGFSQDEVIALASIVYEESKQASEQPRIAGVYMNRLKIGMPLQADPTLKFAAYKLPQYKNTIIKRVLNSHKSINSPYNTYTNRGLPPGLIAMPDISAIDAVLNYEKHNYLYFVADAQRLGYHKFSKTLSEHNVKAREYHAYLNSQGINK, encoded by the coding sequence ATGTACATCAAAAAAATTTTAATTGGCATTGCATTACTTGGTTTAGTGGTTGCTGCGTATTTTTCCTATTTTGTTTATACTACCATGTTTGTATCCAACACCGCTTTTAATAATGAGCGTGCTTATATTTATGTAAGTTCTAATGATACGTATGATAGTGTTCGCGAACAATTGGAGCCCTTACTTAAAGATATCGATAAATTTGATGCTTTAGCAAAACAGAAAAAGTATGTCAGTAATATTAAGGCGGGTAGATTCGAGATTACAAAAGGCATGAACAATAACGCTATTATAAATTCTATTAGAAGTAGAAACTTGCCATTAACCATATCGTTTAACAATCAAGAATCTCTTGAGAAATTAGCGGGTCGTGTCGCGCAACAAATTGAAGCAGATAGTCTGTCATTGCTAACTGCTATGACTGATTCCGGTTTTTTATCTCAGAATAATTTCAGCGAAGCGACAGCCCTAGGGATGTATATACCTAATAGTTATGAGTTTTTCTGGAATAGTTCTGCAGAGACTTTTAGAAGCAGAATGTTAAAAGAATACAACCGGTTCTGGTCCGATTCAAGAAAACGCAAAGCTAAAGCCATTGGTTTCTCACAAGATGAAGTCATTGCACTGGCATCTATTGTGTACGAAGAATCAAAACAGGCTAGTGAACAACCTAGAATAGCAGGCGTTTACATGAACAGACTCAAAATCGGGATGCCTTTGCAAGCAGATCCTACCTTAAAGTTTGCTGCCTATAAATTACCACAGTATAAAAACACGATTATTAAACGGGTTTTAAATAGCCATAAATCTATAAATTCACCATACAATACATATACAAATAGAGGGTTGCCACCGGGACTTATTGCTATGCCGGACATTTCTGCTATAGATGCGGTTCTCAATTATGAAAAGCATAATTATTTATATTTTGTAGCAGATGCGCAACGTTTAGGCTATCATAAATTTTCTAAAACATTATCAGAACATAATGTGAAAGCTAGGGAATACCATGCGTATTTAAATTCTCAAGGCATTAATAAATAG
- a CDS encoding GNAT family N-acetyltransferase, translated as MITLKGKHIYLRALEPEDLDFIHTIENDESIWEISSTQTPYSKYLIKQYLEHAHKDIFEVKQLRLVISNYSEEPLGMIDIFDFDFKNGRAGIGILIKDQSNRERGNGSEALKLLIDYSFAHLGLHQLYCNISEENEASLKLFKNQGFEKIGLKKQWNYVNGSYKNEYLFQLINN; from the coding sequence ATGATAACACTAAAAGGAAAACATATCTACTTACGTGCTTTAGAACCTGAAGATTTAGACTTTATCCATACTATTGAAAATGATGAGTCTATCTGGGAAATTAGCAGTACGCAAACCCCATATTCCAAATACCTTATAAAGCAGTATCTCGAACATGCTCATAAAGATATTTTTGAGGTAAAACAATTGCGTTTGGTGATTTCAAATTATAGTGAAGAACCTTTGGGGATGATTGATATTTTTGATTTTGATTTTAAGAACGGTCGTGCTGGTATTGGCATCCTTATTAAGGACCAAAGCAATCGCGAACGTGGGAATGGCAGTGAAGCCCTAAAACTTTTAATCGATTATAGTTTTGCCCATTTAGGTTTGCACCAATTGTATTGTAATATTTCTGAAGAAAACGAAGCGAGTTTAAAACTGTTCAAAAATCAGGGCTTTGAAAAGATAGGCCTTAAAAAACAATGGAATTATGTGAATGGTTCCTATAAAAATGAATATTTATTTCAATTAATTAATAATTAA
- the dapF gene encoding diaminopimelate epimerase, with translation MMQSFYKYQGTGNDFVMIDNRQQNFNKNNTKRIAHLCDRRFGIGADGLILLENHSSLDFKMVYYNADGNESSMCGNGGRCLVAFAKQMGIITDHAVFEAIDGLHHAKISDDIVSLQMKDVDAVDRFENHVFLDTGSPHHVQFENDLENFDVKEAGSKIRYGAPYHDAGSNVNFVKKIAAATFAVRTYERGVEDETLSCGTGVTAVALAMHTLDETEANEITLNTQGGALKVSFDFENGTYKNIWLIGPAQLVYTGTI, from the coding sequence ATGATGCAAAGTTTTTATAAATATCAAGGAACGGGAAATGATTTTGTGATGATTGATAATCGTCAACAAAATTTCAACAAAAATAATACCAAACGGATTGCGCACTTGTGCGACAGACGTTTTGGCATAGGCGCAGACGGTCTTATTCTATTGGAAAATCACAGTAGCTTAGATTTTAAAATGGTGTATTATAATGCAGATGGCAACGAAAGTTCCATGTGTGGCAATGGCGGTAGGTGTTTGGTGGCATTTGCCAAACAAATGGGTATTATAACAGATCATGCCGTTTTTGAAGCCATTGATGGTCTGCACCATGCGAAGATTTCAGATGACATAGTGAGTTTGCAAATGAAGGATGTGGATGCAGTCGATAGATTCGAAAACCATGTATTTTTAGATACAGGCTCGCCACATCACGTACAGTTTGAAAACGATTTGGAAAATTTCGATGTTAAAGAAGCAGGTTCTAAAATTAGATATGGCGCACCATATCATGATGCGGGAAGTAATGTGAACTTTGTTAAAAAAATAGCAGCGGCCACTTTTGCAGTAAGAACCTACGAACGCGGTGTTGAAGATGAAACCTTGTCATGTGGCACAGGTGTTACTGCCGTGGCATTGGCCATGCATACATTGGATGAAACTGAGGCTAATGAGATCACGCTTAATACTCAAGGCGGTGCACTTAAAGTGTCGTTTGATTTTGAGAATGGAACCTATAAAAACATATGGCTTATTGGTCCGGCGCAATTGGTGTATACAGGCACAATATGA
- a CDS encoding trypsin-like peptidase domain-containing protein encodes MKKILTLVLVSALGGVLTLGAYKLFLENDNQLVVTQTTPSSTFLPTSNVNAVFGSIENPDFTLAAENSINTVVHVKNLTLSSGQMTIEDLFFGRRSQRAQLGTGSGVIITPDGYIITNNHVINNSQELSVTLNNNKTYEAKIIGADPKTDIALLKIEPDEDLPFATFGDSDDAKIGEWVLAVGNPFNLTSTVTAGIISAKSRDLSGTFSQSFIQTDAAVNPGNSGGALVNTNGELIGINTAISSQTGSYVGYSFAVPSNIARKVIEDIMEYGNVQNGILGINGGTLNSAAAEEIGISDTEGVYVDTVIEDSGAEKAGIKKGDIIKEIDDIKVSKFSDLTGHLNAKRPKDVVYVTVSRNGAIKTIPVTLEKNETFSMPLVGTIKNAKPKELKKYKTANGVKIYQLNKKYAEYWNRNGIKEGSIITAINDEKVNNIDDVQNIIKKQSASESLRIELINANGEKERYNFK; translated from the coding sequence ATGAAGAAGATTTTAACACTGGTATTGGTTTCGGCATTGGGTGGAGTTTTAACACTTGGCGCTTACAAACTATTCTTAGAAAATGACAATCAATTGGTGGTCACCCAAACTACTCCTAGCTCCACCTTTTTACCAACAAGTAATGTGAATGCTGTATTTGGATCTATTGAGAATCCGGATTTTACATTGGCAGCCGAAAATAGCATCAATACCGTGGTGCACGTTAAAAACCTAACACTTAGTTCTGGACAAATGACTATAGAAGATTTGTTTTTTGGCCGTCGATCCCAACGTGCGCAGTTAGGCACAGGCTCTGGGGTTATCATAACTCCAGATGGCTATATTATTACCAACAATCATGTTATCAATAATTCCCAAGAATTATCGGTAACCTTAAATAATAACAAAACCTATGAAGCTAAAATTATAGGTGCAGATCCAAAAACAGATATCGCACTTTTAAAGATTGAGCCAGATGAAGACTTACCATTTGCTACGTTTGGAGATTCAGATGATGCAAAAATTGGAGAATGGGTGCTTGCCGTAGGCAACCCCTTTAATTTAACCTCTACCGTTACTGCAGGTATCATCAGCGCCAAATCCAGAGATTTATCCGGAACGTTTTCGCAATCTTTTATCCAAACGGATGCGGCCGTTAATCCAGGTAATTCGGGTGGTGCCTTGGTAAATACGAATGGTGAACTAATTGGAATCAATACCGCTATTTCTTCTCAAACGGGTTCTTACGTGGGCTATTCTTTTGCTGTACCAAGTAATATTGCTAGGAAGGTCATTGAAGATATCATGGAATACGGCAATGTGCAAAATGGGATTCTGGGTATTAATGGAGGCACATTAAATAGTGCTGCTGCCGAAGAAATTGGCATTAGTGATACCGAGGGAGTATATGTAGATACGGTGATTGAAGATTCGGGCGCCGAAAAAGCGGGTATCAAGAAAGGAGATATTATTAAGGAGATTGATGATATTAAAGTATCCAAATTCTCAGATTTAACAGGACATTTAAATGCAAAACGCCCTAAAGATGTGGTCTATGTCACCGTGTCTCGCAATGGTGCCATAAAAACCATTCCGGTAACTTTAGAAAAAAACGAAACCTTTAGTATGCCTTTAGTGGGCACCATAAAAAATGCCAAACCTAAAGAGCTTAAAAAATACAAAACGGCCAACGGTGTAAAAATATATCAGCTAAACAAGAAATATGCTGAATACTGGAATCGTAATGGCATTAAAGAAGGCAGTATCATTACCGCCATTAATGACGAAAAAGTGAATAATATCGACGATGTGCAAAACATTATTAAAAAACAATCGGCTTCAGAAAGCTTACGCATTGAATTGATTAATGCCAATGGTGAAAAAGAGCGTTATAATTTTAAATAG
- a CDS encoding glyceraldehyde-3-phosphate dehydrogenase, producing MSSNATYEKELAFQADRRRATVEFIKIVSDLWYDKSIELVIFRNQLIDRNVSQILSLHEYAGKFVQKPISIFDSVEIAQAIKTLDVPPAKLDIGKLTFEYHLEDNKHNNATAFVSSKLKDASKNGEIEPKDVILYGFGRIGRLVARELMTRTGKGSQLRLRAIVTRGAIDEKILEKRASLLRYDSVHGDFPGTVSIDVKKSALIVNGTTVSIISANAPEDIDYTKYSINNALVIDNTGAYRDHEALSRHLKSKGVDKVLLTAPGKGVPNIVHGVNHAEHNPDTVDIFSAASCTTNAITPVLKAVEDTFGVVSGHLETIHAYTNDQNLVDNFHSKYRRGRAAALNMVITETGAGSAVAKALPSLEGKLTSNAIRVPVPNGSLAILNLNLEKKTSLNGINTILKKYALEGNLVEQIKYELSDELVSSDIVGSSAPSIYDSKATIVRADGKNAILYIWYDNEYGYSHQVIRLAKYIAKVRRFTYY from the coding sequence ATGAGTTCCAATGCTACTTATGAAAAAGAATTAGCCTTTCAAGCCGATCGTCGAAGAGCAACCGTAGAGTTTATTAAAATTGTAAGCGATTTATGGTACGACAAATCTATTGAATTGGTTATTTTCAGAAATCAATTGATTGACCGGAACGTGAGTCAGATTTTAAGCCTCCATGAATATGCTGGCAAATTTGTACAAAAACCCATATCTATTTTTGATTCTGTAGAAATTGCTCAAGCCATTAAAACGCTTGATGTTCCACCGGCCAAATTAGATATTGGTAAACTTACTTTTGAATATCATTTAGAAGATAACAAACATAATAACGCCACAGCTTTTGTATCATCAAAACTAAAAGATGCCAGCAAAAATGGCGAAATCGAACCTAAAGACGTCATACTTTATGGCTTTGGAAGAATAGGCCGATTAGTAGCGCGTGAACTTATGACTCGTACCGGAAAGGGCAGTCAGCTACGCTTAAGAGCTATTGTGACCAGAGGTGCTATCGATGAAAAAATTCTTGAAAAAAGAGCCTCCTTGTTACGCTATGATTCTGTACATGGTGATTTTCCAGGAACGGTATCTATCGATGTTAAAAAAAGTGCATTGATAGTCAATGGGACGACAGTGAGTATCATTTCTGCCAACGCTCCAGAAGATATAGATTATACGAAGTACAGCATCAATAACGCCTTAGTTATAGATAATACGGGCGCTTATAGAGACCATGAGGCATTAAGCAGACATTTAAAATCTAAAGGCGTTGATAAAGTATTATTAACGGCTCCAGGCAAGGGAGTTCCTAATATTGTGCATGGTGTCAATCACGCTGAACACAATCCAGACACGGTCGATATTTTCTCAGCAGCCTCTTGTACTACCAATGCCATTACACCAGTTTTAAAAGCTGTTGAAGATACTTTTGGTGTGGTAAGTGGGCATTTAGAAACCATTCACGCCTATACCAACGATCAAAATTTGGTTGATAATTTCCATAGTAAATACCGTCGTGGTCGTGCAGCAGCTTTAAATATGGTCATTACCGAAACAGGAGCTGGTAGCGCAGTTGCAAAAGCGCTGCCAAGTTTAGAAGGGAAATTAACGTCTAACGCCATTCGGGTGCCTGTACCCAATGGATCTTTAGCCATTTTAAATTTGAATTTAGAAAAAAAGACCTCGCTGAATGGCATCAACACCATTTTGAAAAAATATGCCTTAGAAGGCAATCTGGTAGAGCAGATTAAATATGAACTCAGCGACGAACTTGTATCGAGTGATATCGTCGGGAGTTCTGCACCATCTATTTATGATAGTAAAGCCACCATTGTAAGAGCCGATGGGAAAAATGCCATCTTATATATATGGTATGATAATGAGTATGGCTATAGCCATCAAGTGATTAGATTAGCAAAATATATTGCAAAAGTAAGACGCTTTACGTATTATTAA
- a CDS encoding tRNA (guanine-N1)-methyltransferase, with protein MKIIKNLFVLTLLFLSIFSASAQTKAEKDNLSLNSGTIDNQFEFVIRRSNNYQDYKVVKKNWLYMLKAHTLDSLKAVHKDLTDTQLVIENQAKEISDLKSNLTNTQTSLDQTNTEKNNMALFGMQMSKTNYNVLMWTIIAALLALLIFFIYKYNNSNAVTKDAKHALSEIEEEFEEHRKTALEREQKVRRQLQDEINKQKGL; from the coding sequence ATGAAAATTATTAAAAACCTCTTTGTTCTAACCCTACTATTTTTAAGCATTTTTAGTGCTTCTGCACAAACCAAAGCTGAAAAAGATAACTTATCCCTAAACAGTGGCACAATAGACAATCAATTTGAATTTGTTATCAGACGCTCCAATAACTATCAAGATTACAAGGTTGTAAAAAAGAACTGGCTTTATATGCTTAAAGCACATACGTTAGACTCCTTAAAAGCAGTTCATAAAGACCTTACCGATACGCAATTGGTGATCGAAAATCAAGCTAAGGAAATCTCAGATTTAAAATCGAATCTTACCAATACCCAAACCAGTTTAGATCAAACCAATACAGAAAAGAACAACATGGCACTATTTGGTATGCAGATGAGCAAGACCAATTATAATGTTTTAATGTGGACTATTATTGCGGCATTATTGGCCTTATTAATATTCTTTATATATAAATATAACAATAGTAACGCGGTGACCAAAGATGCCAAACATGCTCTTTCTGAAATAGAAGAAGAGTTTGAAGAACACCGAAAAACAGCTTTAGAACGTGAGCAAAAAGTAAGGCGCCAGTTGCAAGACGAAATCAACAAGCAAAAAGGCCTTTAA
- a CDS encoding GNAT family N-acetyltransferase translates to MTYQNNVAVGFTQLYVLFSSVSLSPIYVLNDLYTHPDYRGNQIGTTLINQAKAQCRAKNYKGLIIQTEATNPA, encoded by the coding sequence ATCACCTATCAAAATAATGTAGCCGTTGGGTTTACACAGCTGTATGTGTTATTCTCTTCTGTAAGTTTGTCGCCCATATATGTTTTGAACGATTTATATACACATCCCGATTACCGCGGAAATCAAATAGGCACCACTCTAATTAATCAAGCAAAAGCACAATGTCGAGCAAAAAACTATAAAGGTTTGATTATTCAAACCGAGGCGACCAATCCAGCATAG
- the trmD gene encoding tRNA (guanosine(37)-N1)-methyltransferase TrmD — translation MRIDIITVLPELLKSPFEASILKRAIDAGLVEVHFHNLRDYTTDNYKSIDDTQFGGGAGMVMMVEPIDKCISALKTERDYDEVIYMTPDGDTLKQGMANQLSLKENIIILCGHYKGVDQRVRDHFITREISIGDYVLSGGELGAAVLCDAVIRLIPGVLGNETSALTDSFQDGLLAPPIYTKPRDYKGWKVPELLFGGNFPKIEKWREEQAYLRTKARRPDLLEE, via the coding sequence ATGCGCATCGATATCATTACCGTATTACCGGAATTACTTAAAAGTCCGTTTGAAGCCTCTATTTTAAAACGTGCTATCGATGCTGGTTTGGTAGAGGTCCATTTTCATAACCTTCGCGATTATACTACAGATAACTATAAATCTATTGACGACACCCAATTTGGTGGTGGTGCCGGCATGGTGATGATGGTGGAGCCTATTGATAAATGTATTTCCGCCTTAAAAACGGAACGTGATTACGACGAGGTGATCTATATGACCCCAGATGGCGACACCTTAAAACAAGGCATGGCGAACCAATTATCCTTAAAGGAAAACATTATTATTTTATGTGGCCATTATAAAGGGGTGGACCAAAGGGTGCGGGACCATTTTATAACGCGAGAGATTTCTATTGGCGATTATGTCCTGTCTGGTGGCGAATTGGGCGCTGCTGTGTTATGCGATGCCGTAATCCGATTGATACCTGGCGTTTTGGGCAATGAAACCTCTGCCCTAACCGACTCCTTTCAAGATGGTTTATTGGCACCACCTATTTACACCAAACCCCGAGACTATAAAGGTTGGAAAGTCCCCGAATTGTTGTTTGGTGGCAACTTCCCAAAAATAGAAAAGTGGCGCGAAGAGCAGGCGTATTTGAGAACCAAAGCACGCCGTCCTGATTTGTTGGAGGAGTAG
- the rplS gene encoding 50S ribosomal protein L19 — protein sequence MESLVKFVQDEFVTKKEFPVFAAGDTITVYYEISEGSKTRTQFFRGVVIQRRGSGSSETFTIRKMSGTIGVERIFPVNLPALQKIEVNKRGKVRRARIFYFRGLTGKKARITERRR from the coding sequence ATGGAATCTTTAGTAAAATTTGTTCAAGACGAATTTGTAACAAAAAAGGAATTTCCAGTATTTGCAGCTGGAGACACAATAACGGTTTACTACGAAATTAGTGAGGGCAGTAAAACCCGTACTCAGTTTTTTAGAGGTGTTGTTATTCAAAGAAGAGGATCTGGATCTTCGGAAACTTTCACAATCAGAAAAATGTCTGGTACTATTGGTGTAGAGCGTATCTTCCCTGTAAATTTACCTGCATTACAAAAAATAGAAGTTAACAAACGTGGTAAAGTACGTAGAGCTCGTATCTTCTACTTTAGAGGTCTTACTGGTAAAAAAGCCAGAATTACTGAGCGTAGACGTTAA